From the Chanos chanos chromosome 7, fChaCha1.1, whole genome shotgun sequence genome, the window ctaaaCAGTCTTCCCTGGACTCTCTTTCAAGTTTGCACTATTAGGGTAAGTTCAGCCAAAAAACTATCAAATGGTTCACCATGTTGTGGGATATATGAATGAAAGACAACCTGTttgcatgtttcatttttcttgaaACTGTAGTTAGCAAACACTTGTAACAACACATCCAGCTTATCATTGTCTTCGACATTAATAAAAGGTATATTAAATACTTCAGTGGACTGTGGACCAGCAACGATTAGCAACAAATGTGTCTTGTGGGATCCTGGTCTGACCCTGGTTCCGATGgtgattagagagagaaagaactgctGATTAAAAGTTCACCACTTTGCATCCACATTACCCTCAAGCTAGTGGTTTAATTCTCATGGCAAAATCAGTACATGTCTGGTATGAATCCAAGCCCCACATAATGTTATGAAGTAAATTAAGATATAACACAGGTAAGTAGATGAGTGTGCATCTTTACTGGTGCCTGCAACTGATGATGTGTCACTTGTCAGACCCGCCACAGTTATTGCTATAGCTATGACATACTCATATAATTAATACGACTTTTTTAATGATCCTTGGACACATGCATTCCCAATCCTTCCTCTGTGAAAATATGCAAGCCTGCCAGTTGCACAATGGGAGAAAATAGTTTCAAGGGGAAAGAAACGGTACAAAGCCACTTAAGAAGTATGAAGGAGTGAGTGTTTAACATACACACTGATCACTGTTAAAACAGTTTGAACTCTCAATGTTTTTCATGTCCACTGTTAAATGGGCTTAACTCATACCCTCTGATTGTACAATACACTGCATTGCACAATACCATGCATCTGCCTCCATGATGTAGATCTGTGGTCCTGCATCTGCACATAGTTATTAAACTCTATTTAACGAACCTTTCCATGGCATAACAGACAGGTTATTGGTAGATCATCCACTCATGCAACtttctcttttcaaatgtaCCTCCACTGTACTGAGGACAATCCAACTCTGCAGGATTCACATATCCATTAAGGCCATCTGTGAACTGAACCTGCCTTAGCCGGCTTAAATGACAAAACCTTAAAAATGATCACTGGGTCAGTAAACCCCGAACTGTGACTGCTAACCAGATCTTGTATTCTACCAGTAAATAAGTgttgtcagagaaaaaagagttAATGAGAAATGCACTTCAGAAAACAGATATTGTGTGGTGACTTAGTAAGTCTGACCACAAAGAGTTTAAGTGTGTTACTTCCCTAATATAGGCCTATATAAACTAGAGACTGAGTGATACTATCAGACGACTTACTAGAGACTGAGCTGGCACAGTCTACCTAGCTGGGGACAGCTCTTAACAAGGAGGAGTTACCTTCCACCAATGtaagtcattttatttaaatgttattgaACCAGCATTGTTAGTACAATCTCTGGCAAGCTCCTTCAGTTTTACAGTCTTTTGGAGTCCATCTCTGGTACCTGCAGCAGAAGAGTGGAAGGAGTTTTTGCTTAACTGTGTGGGTTAGCAGAATAGTAAATCAAACATACAGTGGCTTCAAGTGGTTAGAGATGATATCTCATAATTGTTTCTCTCAGGACTGCTATATGTACCCAGGTAAGAAGGGTGTTTCATTAATAAGGCTTTATAAATAACAAACATAGCAATCAGTTAATCTACAAATGTGCAGCAAGAGGAGGCAATCCAACTCTCTCATGGAGTCTGAGGTATTCTTGATAAACAGGTCTGAGTGACTGCAATACAGAAGTAGAAGCATGCATATATACAATGTCCTTCTAACCCAACATAGACAGAGAGGTGGGAGAGACAAGTCTGTTTTGGCCTTAAAAGAAAACCAGGACAAAGTTCAGAAATAAAAGTTCAGCATCAGATGCAGCCTCTTTACAAGATATGTGATGTGAGATTTGAAAAATTATCCAGTCATTACAGTAAAGACTCAACAAGTCAGAGCCAAATACTTCTTCTTTATGCTTGCATAGCCATATCACTACAGGTAATGGTTACCTGGTTATTAGACTTTGTAAATGCCATAAAATTGTTTAATCTGCACTGAGCACAAGTTTTAGCTTATAGAGTTGGGACTGTACAGTGTTCAAGAGACACAGCAGTACTCCCTCTGTCATacatttgttttgcttgtgaatatttcttcttccttttcatcTATTCCCATAATAAAGGCACAGAGGACAGAACAGTATGAAGATGGCAGTATGGATGCTCTTCATGTTTGCAGCTATATTGGCCACAGTTCAGGTAGAATCtagctgttttcacatatgcactatgTCTGCAGAATCAGGTCTGCAGAATTCGCCTCTAAACACTGACTGCCATAGTGCAGCCCATGCATGACAGTTAGAATGTAAAAATTTAGAAGTGTAATTACCTGAATGAAAACAGCACACTGGAATAAGTCATTTGACTTGGCACTGACATGACACTAGTGAAGGTGTGGAGGACTTAGggttacaaatacacaaataaataaatgcatacatacatacacttatTTGGCCCCTGAATCCTCCATAACCAACAAGGCAATGTGGacataaatgaaagaataagaAACGAAGGATATGATTAAATAGAATGCCTGAGTACAGACTTCATCTCTAAATCTGTCTATCTAGCTTTCTGGCACTTTGAGCCATTTAtagcttttgcttgttttgtgtcaCTCTCAGCCAACATGTGATAAAATACAGTCTGTCAGGCCCTCTACTTGTCCATGTCTTTTCTCATTGTTCATGTCACTTCTCAGTAAAATCATGGTTGTGCATGGGTTAGTTTCCATTGTTATGAAGACATTGTTTAgttctccatctctgtgaggCCTGTTGACACTGATGACCTGAATCCACCAATAAATTGATGTTGAGCATCGTAAACTGGATTTTCTACCAATTTCCTAAAAGCTAAAGATATGATGTAAGCTCTGCTAATTATTTTTGGTCATTATAAcccctgttttgctctgttctcctcttgCTTCCACAGTGCTCCTCGGTCTTGTCTTTAGACATGGCTCTCGAGTCTGTTGATGATGCTTACATACACTGCACTGAGAAGATGCCAAAAGTGATCAAAAAATATTACTTTTACAAAGAGATGAAGACGAATGCAAAGTTTAGGAATGCCTGGTATGAGGTACAGAAATGGGCCCATCCAGCTTATGGTCTAAACAAGGAGCAGGCAGTTGCCGTATGGATATACACGAGTGGCAACATTTACAGTGACTTTAACGGGGCTGTTAGTAATGGTAAAAATAGTTACAAGTACAGGAAATTCCAATACACGtccctttacttttttttgacCACTGCCATTCAGCgcctgaaaaaaaaccaacaacctTATATGACAACGTATCGACGAACCTCAAGCATTTTTAAGAGTGTCCCCAAAGGAACAATCATTCGATTTGGCAGATTTGCCTCGTCCTCTTTGAATGCCAAAGTAAATCTCAGTTTTGGGGACAAGACTTGTTTTCAAATTCAAACCAAATTTGGGGCTGATATATCACAATTTTCTAAatataaacatgaaaaagaggTCCTGATACCACCATATGAAAAATTCATAGTTATTTCTGTTCAGTACAGAATGTATAACCCCTATCTGTGGTGTGAGGTTGTTTACACTCTACAGAGTGTCGGTACCCAGAGCAACCTGAACTGTGTTCTTTCATAAAGTTAATCATCTGTATTAACTGATCTTCTGTGTCAGAAATCACCTCTGCATTGTGTGTCTGACCCTGTACCTTACAAAAATATCAGTGATGGTGGTATTTTatgaggggatttttttttaaagctcagtgACTATATGTCATTACCACTGCTTTTGTCTGAACGCTCATGTATTCTGTATAATGTCCATGAACCGACATAATATCCTTCCTGACTTTTGCTTCTGCATGAAAATAATAAAGACTTGCTCTGAAAACAGgttttcttatttcttattaCCTAACTTTATTTCAGATTCACTGTGATTTCATATCCACAGTAATATAACCTGCCAAATGTTGAAACCCATTTTAGGTTACTGGAGATCAAAACAATTACACGAAAATTGTGAGACATTTATGGTATGACTCTTTGAGGTTCAGTATCTATTCTTGAGCAAACTGATCACTGGGCATCAGGAAAACCTACCAATATTGAACGTATCAAATCAAATATGGTTacattaaacagaaaacatataaGATGACGTACTGTACAAGTGatatacatactgtacaatGTAATATAAAATCAGCCAAAACAAGAAAGGTTTAAACTCTAGGGGTCACTTTCCTCCAACAGCACCACATTTTTGTACTCATAACAACAAATGATTTACCTCTCACTCAAGCACAAAGCcatttttggagggaaaaagaTTATagacatcaaaaaagaaaacactctgCAAAGCTTCATTGATTTGGTACTAAAAGGATAAATACAGAGCCCTGAAACATGGGTGAGGGGTGCcatattttgcatttatatGCGTCTTTCATAAATACAGTAAcaacctcgtctcctccctcgcTGGTTTCAGCCATTCCGCACTCAGCGTCAccagtttactaatcaccggtctgatcacccctccttctgcacacctgccctcactttagttcccGATTATGCCTCTCACTATTTTTGCCCCTCCGCCAGATCAGTCAGTATGGAGTCTGCACCTTCCATGTGTTTACTGAACCGtctcctgttttgtgtttgatgttcCAAAGTTTGCTTGGCTACCTGTTAATCCGTTTTTGCACTCTTTCCTTGGTcccctgttaaccctgtttgagTTGAGCTTCTTTCTGTTTACTTgtcattaaaaattaaaaaaaaaaagttatcgtCCTAAATTCCATATACAAAAGATTCTATGGATTtgaattaacaacacaaaggGCCTGGTTTCTAAGGAGATTTTAGTACACATAAAGTTGTACGTATATCTGTTGGGCTATGTCTATCTTTCTCACACTGAGAATGTCTTTCTTCCAAAGACCCAAAAGTGTTCTACTTAATGACTCAACCCAAATAGGCTTAACAAGAGGACTGAACATCCAGAGTGAAATCAATTCTAATGGTGCTGTGCAGGATGGGGccaaaatataataaatatgtCGATCATATTATCTCACTTTGTCATATACCCTCCTTTAGGTCTACACACCTTCCTAGCACTCGTTTGGTGTGTGGTATGGAAGTAAAGTTTAAGCACCCATGTAAACCGTGCAATTCTAAAAGAACCATTCAGCTATTAAGATTATTACATTAAAATTGTTTTTGCATTTAATGGGACACTTAACCATTCATTCTTTCAAtcagagtgtgcatgtgtgtgtgtgtatgtgtgtgtttgcattttagTGTATTTGTGAATTGTTTGTTCAGATCTTTTTAAATGTAGGTTGGTGTTGGCAGGGAATGTATATTTTTAGATGTATTGCCAAGGACATTTCTGACGTGTATGTACGTGCATATGAATTTGATTCATCAGAACTGGATCGTAACAGGAAGAACCCCTGGTACATGACCATGTTCCATCCCATCCTCAGGAGCATGTTTATTACAGACCCTGTATCAAGAGCACAGACCACGCTGTACTGTGTCCTGGAGGGTGGTATACTTCTCCAACTGCACACTAACTGAGGTCAAGCAAAGGGTGAAAGATTATGAGGAGATGAGGAAACGCTGGGAGGTGAGTGAGAGGCTGTGTGATGAGGCATGAAAGAGCATATGACTAAGAGACACAGTTTCCTGTCACACAATTCATACACATACTTCATGAACATTTCACGTACACTTGTGTAAATAACATGTTTTTGCAAAGAGCAGTTAATGTATGTATGGTTTTTATGAGTACCATTTATTAGCTCAGTGTCTCttcctcactcattctctcaaaATACTGTGCATACTCAATCAAACATAGTGTTATGGTTATTGTCTGTAATCTCTTATCACTgagtcaccatagcaacagatGTTACAGCATTACTGTAGCTGTAGTTGAGTTTCCATCAGCAGAGGTGAGCTGGTTTGCTTAAGAGACCACAAGGTCCCAACCTAAAAGAATTTAAGaagaaggaaacaaaagaacagaggaggatCTGAAAACAGAAGTGTAAAAGTGTGAAATCACAAAGGTCAAGACCATCACATAATGGATGGCGATAGGTGCTTTTCACATAGAGGATGAGACTTCTAGAGAATTATCTAAGATATTTGttgatgataaaatgaaaacatttttttaaaaagttgtaGTCTGACATTCATTGAGACGTGACCAAACATAAATTTGGAAATGACTCATGACACGTCTGGGTTGAGAGTGGTTTGGTCACCTCATGCAATTGAAGTTGCAGCATTTGTTTACTGGGTTAAACGGGGGCCAGTCTTTCCTAAGCCTCACTTCTCttgtcatttgtttaatttttcagcTTGTTCTTGTACATGCATGTAACCAGAATGGTTAGTTGCATGAACAGGCGcttctttccattttttgtttCACTTGCTTTCTTACTCTCATTATGACAATGTTACGCAATAACATGTAAGTAACTTGCATAGCTTGctaatattgtaatatttacAACATATAACTAGCAAATAATATTGTGCTTTCTCCAATATCACCTGTGTTCATTTAAGACCATTTAATTGCTGAGCCACTATGTCTGTACATGACTTGTTTAAATGAAGTTGTCGGCCCATTTTGACCCCACTGACACCCAATCTTTGAAAACATCAACAGTTATAGAATTAAAAGCCAAGGAACATCTGTCATTTCTGAAGGAGGGTGTTGGATTTGTTTTGTCAAACTCTTTCAGGCATACACGTTCCATTTATGTCTTTCCCAATAACATACTTGGCTTTATCTGTGGCTTTAGAgtttattttactttgaaaaTGTATTGGTTTTCAGTCAACTTATCAACCTTTCCAATGTGGAATTCTGAGCGAGTAGCCAGTCGCAACTCTTCCTGAATGAATGATGAACGATGGAgtaatttctgtgttttcaatCCCATTATGAGTAAGCTGGAGGAGCAAATAATACATAAGTCATAAGTCATATAAGAACATAGGTTCCTGCCATAACATGCAAGTACAGAAAGCCGACACAAGTACAATTATTGTTATAATTACTGATACaattacagaaaacacacagagccttTATTCAAAAGCTATCAACGTGCTAGCTAGCTGCCAACCAGCAAATAGAAAGCCATCAAGCTAGCTGCTAGATCTTTATACTAAGTTAACCAGTTGgttttgaataaaaaataaaatacaccaGGATGGAAACCTTTTTTAATGCAGGTATGAAGTATTCAATAAGTGCCAAAGTCTTAGAAGCATTCAGTACTGTTAACTGAATACATTATATGCTCAATGAAAAACTCACCCACTTTTTATTATATAGGTGCCTGTAACTTATCTTTGCTTTGTATGGTCATACTTGCTGGCAATGATGTTGTTGATAGTGTCTCTTAATGTGGGCAGGTCTTGGTTGTTTGCATTTTAATCAAGAACTGTTAAAGGTCAAGGTCACAGCGACAGGTCAAAGACTAGTGTTCAACTCTGATTCAAATCTGAACAAAATCACTGATTCAAATTTCGCAACTAATAAAAATAATCTGCTTTAGAATATCATTGTTAAAAGGCCTGATAATTCCAAAAACTTTATCAGAAGGTGGAGTTCTGTGTTTCTTACCACTGGTCAACATTAAGGGCTATGATTTGTTACAGCAGCATCTTACACATATCATTACGGGAATTTAAAAAAGCTGATTCTGGAATTAAGTAGGCTAGCTTGTGAGAAATGATTTACAGAGGACGTGGGAACCTGTTTCCCTCAACCGATGTTTCTGAGGATGTCTAATGACCCCTGAGGAAATCTATGAAGAATTTCAAAAATGGTTTTCATTATTGAATTTTGTTTACCTTACAATACTACATGAAATATTCCAAAATATTAAGTGTAATATCTTATGTTTGCCAATAGAAAAAACCTATTAGCATATCTTGCCAGATATTCCCACATTGTCCATTAAAGATTTTGTTTGCGTTGCACTTTTTACTCTGCATTTTGAATGGCAGATTTATAGGTCAttgtttttgccatttttacataaaatgaaactgacatGCCTACTTGCATCATGTATGGTGCTTTTGCTATGAAAAGTTCTCAAAGATTCTGAACGTTTTTCACACTGTAAAGTCATGACACATACCAAACCACATTTGTTATGTGTTCTGCAGACAAGTCCTTAATTGTTCAGACTGACACATAAAGCAGCAACGAGTCAGTGAATCAGCTTTTGATCTGATATCACTTTGCCTTTTGTCTGTGGTCCTGGAGTACTATGAGAGTGGTGCATCGGTTCTGATTTGTCAGATCACTGTGTAGCAGTGGATGGCCTATAGCTCGGTGGGGGCCTTTTTTACAACTAAAGCGGCAGGAAGACCTCTCTGCCTCTGGTCCACTGACCTCTCTGTTGATACCTAGAagtgacaaacactgaaaaaagacaagaaattCCACTGCAGCTGAGTTCTGCTGGAAAATTTTGCTCAGTTTATTATTTGTTGTCTATAGTTCActgcggggttttttttttttttttggtctgtggacTTCCTGGCACTTGTGCCTCCTGACACTTCACCTCCACCGTTAGCTCAGTCATCCCCACCTTTGTTTCTTAATCTGTGTACTGGATGATATCTGGACGGAGACAACTGTGAACAACATCAGGGAAAGACATCAGTCCTTGATTTAACCGACCTTTTGTGAGAGATGTCAATTACTAGATCTACAAAACaatatgttaaaatattatCAGATGATGCATGACAATGAGCCCTTCTCACAGACATAGAGGAGGAGACTTATGGACAATCATCTGTTATAACAAGAGAGTGGtgggagatgagtggaaaaaaaagacaaagttgtgGTCTGACATTTGCAAAGATGTCACCAAACATAAATTCAGAAATGACTCATGACATGATCTGGTTTGGAGTAGTTTGGTCACCATGTGCAGCTTGAGCTGCAGCATTCATTTGCTGGGTTACAGAGGGGTAGGGGTGGAGGAAGTACtaaaacactgtacttaagtaaatgTACaagtaaacagacaaaaatgtactctagtacAAGTAgaagtaccacattaacctctctacttgagtaaaagtaagtaagtacttgcttttaaatatacttaaagtattaaaagtaaaagtacttgcgaaatgtattccctaatgcaacGGCCTACAATGTCATTAAAAGTGCCTACTGTGTGTACACTTTGTTTAATACAACAATAGTGCAGACTGTGTCATTTTAATTGAGattgctgcagatgatgctactggtAACATTGGCAAACAATCTCATAtcaattattttaaaagttattgttcttattgtgtttaccctaTATGACACAGTTCACGGACGTTTTTTTatcaggggtgacctgcagagttaaatgccattaaggaAAATAACAAAGAAGAATGATTATACCTttaaaagtttttatttaactgtaaaaacaGCCATCTAATGCAAACCCATTGTGTTCTATTGACTGCGGCAAACACATAAAAGTCAAAATTTTCTGCCCCTAGTTTTCACTGCTTACTGGACTCAGGTCCTTTCCTTTTTCTGGCAGTTGCTGTCTGTGCAAGGTATCACTGGAGATGAGAGCTGTGCcttctctgaaaataaaaataaaaatacactctTAATTAATCCTAATTTATTCTAATTATTAGATAAGACTAATAAAGAATCATACTTTGCCCCATTTTGGTCTGACCAGCAACTTTTGCACTATAACCCTACATTAAGGGTTCACACACTACACCTTAAAAttaacaaccacaaacacacacacacatatatatatatgtatatgtgtgtgtgtgtgtgtatatatatatatatatatatatatatacacacacatatatatacatatatacacacacacacacacacacacatatatatatatatatatatatatacacatacatacacacacacacacacacacacacacacacacacacatatatatatatatatatatatatatatatatatatatatatatatatatatatactgtatatataatataaaactaTTTGTGTTCTCTATAATAAAAGTTTGATTTCCAATGGACCACCACATATTGTATATGCTTGTGAGGTTGGAATAGGgccttttttgtgtttgagaaATGTATCACAGAAGAGCATTGTGGTTTGTTACCTGTGGTCATAGAATGCCATGCAAACTCACAAGTGGCTCACCAAGTTTACCTTTTCCCTAGTGCGCGTTAATAAAAACAAGAGACTGAGTGATACTCTCACAGACCACCTAGCTGGGGACAGCTGTTGATGAGCAAAAGCTGACGTTCACTGATGTAagtaattttatttaatctttatttGACCTGGTCACTTGCACTGCAATTCAGAATCACTTTTTCAGAAGAGACCTGATCAAGAAGgctgaaaaaaattcaaagcatCATACAATAGTAAACTGATTG encodes:
- the LOC115816058 gene encoding ecto-ADP-ribosyltransferase 5-like: MALESVDDAYIHCTEKMPKVIKKYYFYKEMKTNAKFRNAWYEVQKWAHPAYGLNKEQAVAVWIYTSGNIYSDFNGAVSNGKNSYKYRKFQYTSLYFFLTTAIQRLKKNQQPYMTTYRRTSSIFKSVPKGTIIRFGRFASSSLNAKVNLSFGDKTCFQIQTKFGADISQFSKYKHEKEVLIPPYEKFIVISVQYRMYNPYLWCEVVYTLQSVGTQSNLNCVLS